The Stappia sp. 28M-7 genome has a window encoding:
- a CDS encoding DUF4391 domain-containing protein produces MTNPGLAAIIDVLGLPADARVNTRVPKKMLAEQGAPTAADRRAIQDGIAEISWIGALKPNTIGVRHFADEARDYLEIAVIAAAFRQKAKLPRLVELIHRAIPYPVLLVAGLEDGVAVSVAHKRRAQNEAGKVVVEEIVGTGIFDPLQATAVEQAFLINIAIAKQPSRDLFALYEGWRVRIESLAAARLTGAYAYSDEVRVAERRRAALEAHEKLMREAALLRAKAAREKQMNRRVELNVEIHRLEADAQKALKEM; encoded by the coding sequence ATGACGAATCCGGGGCTTGCCGCCATCATCGATGTCTTGGGCCTGCCTGCCGACGCGAGGGTGAATACCCGCGTGCCGAAGAAGATGTTGGCCGAACAGGGCGCCCCGACCGCGGCCGACCGGCGCGCTATTCAGGACGGGATCGCGGAAATCTCGTGGATCGGCGCTCTCAAACCGAACACGATCGGGGTCCGCCACTTCGCGGACGAGGCGCGGGACTATCTGGAGATCGCCGTTATTGCGGCCGCCTTCCGCCAGAAGGCGAAGCTTCCCCGCCTCGTCGAATTGATCCACCGGGCCATTCCCTATCCCGTTCTGCTGGTGGCCGGATTGGAAGACGGCGTGGCCGTGTCTGTGGCGCACAAGCGCCGCGCTCAGAATGAAGCCGGCAAGGTCGTTGTCGAGGAAATCGTCGGCACAGGCATTTTCGACCCTTTGCAGGCGACCGCGGTGGAGCAGGCATTCCTCATCAACATTGCCATCGCCAAGCAGCCTTCCCGTGACCTGTTCGCCCTCTATGAGGGCTGGCGCGTAAGGATCGAATCCCTGGCGGCAGCGCGTCTCACCGGCGCCTACGCGTATTCAGATGAGGTTCGTGTGGCGGAACGCCGTCGCGCGGCGCTCGAAGCCCATGAAAAACTGATGCGCGAGGCGGCACTGCTGCGAGCCAAGGCCGCTCGCGAGAAGCAGATGAACCGGCGCGTGGAACTCAATGTGGAAATCCACCGGCTCGAAGCTGACGCCCAAAAAGCTTTGAAGGAAATGTGA
- a CDS encoding helicase-related protein, giving the protein MRIIQNAGADRAIDTLAPLLKRGAAISMASSNFSLFAYSELRTALEGVGDCRIVLPDPAKQDLQLLGSASDRALRNQLQARWLARSCMQWLERKAHARFASKALPQSMIVVNGDAGGTNCALVGACSFSSEGLGFAPGDALGLTQYAEEASTVDALGRWFDSIWQNLNDRKHTNPLIEQLSEIADHKAPSLVYFQTLYQLFKDLGDELDEERIVKSATGIRDTVVWKKLFRFQRDGVIGAIDKLERIGGCIIADSVGLGKTFEALAVIKYYELRNDRVLVLCPKRLRDNWTLYKANDRRNILSADRFNYDVLNHTDLSRDGGMSGDIDLSHVNWGNYDLIVIDESHNFRNKPTHKERDSRYDRLMQWIIRAGVKTKVLMLSATPVNNRLADLKNQIAFVTEGSDRALHGLGIPSIEATIRKAQAQFNRWLDLPEPERRTSRLMDMLGFDYFKLLDLLTIARSRKHVQRYYGTEETGQFPERLRPVNIKADVDLAGEFRPIREINNEIRRLTLGAYAPLRYVLPHKLAAYEEKYSTKVKGGESIFRQLDREESLIHLLRVNILKRMESSVVAFALTIERQLSDVDALLAKIDAHEGAIEETSIDDIDIDDPAFETLLVGRKVKVLLQDVDRVRWRQDLTEDRKRLEALRTAARLVTADRDAKLAAVKQIIAQKVQAPVNSDNRKILLFTAFADTADYLYRALASWAQATHNVHAAVVTGAGANRSTLPGLRSDMSSILSAFSPRSKERPEELAGEGEIDLLIATDCISEGQNLQDCDYLVNYDIHWNPVRIIQRFGRIDRIGSPNERIQLVNFWPNMELDEYLDLETRVSGRMVLLDVSATGEENVIEFQAGNQMNDLDYRRAQLQQLQDAVIDLEDLSSGVSIADLTLNDFRVDLTGYLREHKARLDALPPGSYAVTTSQADGDNAIPPGVIFCLRAEGDAAQAADANYPLHPHYLVHVGENGDVLLSHTQAKQVLDHLKKLCIGRDAPEVEACDRFDKATRFGRDMEPYQKLLSRAVAAIVGKQEERAVASLFSPGGTHAIKGEFAGSSDFEVVAFLVVLREDGA; this is encoded by the coding sequence ATGCGGATCATTCAGAATGCTGGCGCCGACCGCGCGATTGATACGCTCGCTCCGTTGCTCAAGCGTGGCGCGGCGATCAGCATGGCGTCGTCGAACTTCTCCCTTTTCGCGTACTCCGAATTGCGAACAGCTTTGGAGGGCGTGGGCGATTGCCGGATCGTCCTGCCGGATCCAGCGAAGCAGGACCTTCAACTGCTTGGCTCGGCCTCAGATCGAGCCTTGAGAAATCAGCTCCAGGCGCGCTGGCTGGCTCGGTCCTGCATGCAATGGCTGGAGAGGAAAGCGCATGCTCGCTTTGCTTCGAAGGCGCTGCCTCAGTCGATGATCGTCGTGAATGGCGACGCGGGCGGAACGAATTGTGCTCTTGTCGGGGCGTGTTCGTTTTCCAGTGAAGGCCTGGGCTTCGCGCCCGGAGATGCACTTGGCCTGACGCAATATGCCGAAGAAGCAAGCACTGTCGACGCCTTGGGCAGATGGTTCGACTCGATCTGGCAGAACCTGAACGACCGGAAACACACCAACCCACTGATCGAGCAGTTGTCCGAGATAGCCGATCACAAGGCACCGTCTCTTGTATATTTCCAAACCCTCTATCAGCTCTTCAAGGATCTAGGCGATGAACTCGATGAAGAGCGTATCGTCAAATCGGCAACCGGCATCCGGGACACCGTCGTCTGGAAGAAGCTTTTCCGCTTCCAGCGGGATGGCGTGATTGGAGCTATCGACAAGCTTGAGCGCATCGGTGGGTGCATCATCGCCGATAGCGTAGGCTTGGGTAAAACCTTCGAGGCACTGGCGGTCATCAAATACTACGAACTTCGGAACGACCGTGTTCTGGTTCTATGCCCTAAGAGACTGCGGGACAACTGGACGCTCTACAAGGCAAACGATCGCCGCAACATACTGTCCGCCGACCGCTTCAACTATGATGTCCTGAACCACACCGACCTGTCGCGTGATGGCGGCATGTCGGGCGATATCGACCTCTCGCATGTGAATTGGGGCAATTACGACCTCATCGTCATCGACGAGTCCCACAACTTCCGAAACAAACCAACCCATAAGGAGCGAGACAGCCGGTACGACCGTCTGATGCAGTGGATCATCCGGGCGGGTGTCAAGACCAAGGTTCTGATGCTGTCGGCGACGCCCGTCAACAACAGGCTGGCCGACCTGAAGAACCAGATCGCCTTTGTCACCGAGGGTAGCGATCGGGCGCTGCACGGGCTCGGCATCCCGAGCATCGAGGCGACGATCCGCAAGGCACAGGCGCAGTTCAATCGCTGGCTCGATCTGCCGGAACCCGAACGGCGGACTTCCCGGCTGATGGACATGCTGGGATTCGATTACTTCAAGCTGCTCGACCTGCTGACCATCGCCCGTTCCCGAAAGCATGTGCAGCGGTATTACGGGACGGAAGAAACCGGGCAGTTTCCCGAACGCCTTCGCCCAGTCAACATCAAGGCCGATGTCGATCTTGCTGGAGAATTCCGCCCGATCCGCGAGATCAACAACGAAATCCGCCGCCTGACGCTCGGCGCCTACGCACCGCTGCGATACGTGCTGCCTCACAAGCTCGCCGCCTATGAAGAGAAATACAGCACCAAGGTGAAGGGAGGCGAAAGCATCTTCCGGCAGCTCGACCGCGAAGAAAGCCTCATTCACCTGCTGCGGGTGAACATCCTCAAGCGGATGGAAAGTTCGGTCGTTGCTTTCGCGCTCACAATTGAGCGCCAGCTTTCCGATGTCGACGCGCTGCTGGCGAAAATCGATGCACACGAGGGCGCGATAGAGGAAACGTCCATCGACGACATAGACATAGACGATCCGGCCTTCGAGACGCTGCTCGTGGGCCGCAAGGTGAAGGTGTTGCTCCAGGACGTCGATCGGGTCCGCTGGCGGCAGGATCTCACGGAGGACCGTAAGCGGCTGGAGGCTTTGCGCACGGCGGCGCGCCTGGTGACGGCGGATCGGGACGCGAAACTTGCGGCGGTGAAGCAGATCATCGCGCAGAAGGTCCAAGCTCCCGTCAATTCGGATAATCGCAAGATCCTGCTGTTCACCGCCTTTGCGGATACGGCGGACTATCTATATCGCGCGCTTGCATCATGGGCGCAGGCAACGCACAACGTTCATGCCGCTGTTGTGACCGGGGCAGGCGCGAACCGCTCTACGCTGCCCGGCTTGCGCAGCGACATGAGCAGCATCCTCAGCGCGTTTTCACCGCGCTCGAAGGAGCGGCCGGAGGAATTGGCGGGCGAAGGAGAGATCGACCTTCTCATCGCGACCGATTGCATATCGGAAGGCCAGAACCTCCAGGACTGCGACTATCTCGTCAACTACGATATCCACTGGAATCCGGTGCGCATCATCCAGCGCTTCGGCCGCATCGACCGCATCGGCTCACCGAACGAGCGCATCCAGTTGGTCAATTTCTGGCCGAACATGGAGCTGGATGAGTATCTCGATCTGGAGACGCGGGTGAGCGGCCGCATGGTTTTGCTCGACGTTTCCGCCACGGGCGAGGAGAACGTAATCGAGTTCCAGGCCGGAAACCAGATGAACGATCTGGACTATCGCCGCGCCCAATTACAGCAGCTCCAGGACGCGGTCATCGACCTCGAAGACCTGTCGAGCGGGGTTTCCATCGCTGATCTGACGCTGAACGACTTCCGCGTCGACCTCACCGGATATCTGCGGGAACACAAGGCGCGTCTCGACGCCCTGCCTCCTGGAAGCTACGCCGTCACCACGAGCCAGGCCGACGGAGACAACGCCATTCCGCCTGGCGTCATCTTCTGCCTGCGCGCGGAGGGCGACGCAGCCCAGGCCGCCGACGCCAACTATCCCCTCCACCCCCATTACCTCGTCCATGTCGGCGAGAACGGGGATGTGCTGCTCTCGCATACGCAGGCCAAGCAGGTTCTCGACCACCTGAAGAAGCTCTGCATCGGTCGCGACGCGCCGGAGGTTGAGGCTTGCGATCGGTTCGACAAGGCGACCCGCTTCGGCCGCGACATGGAGCCTTACCAGAAGCTCCTCTCGCGCGCGGTTGCCGCCATCGTCGGTAAGCAGGAGGAGCGCGCCGTCGCCAGCTTGTTCTCGCCGGGTGGCACTCATGCCATCAAGGGTGAATTCGCGGGCAGCAGCGATTTCGAGGTTGTCGCCTTTCTCGTTGTCCTCCGGGAGGACGGCGCATGA
- a CDS encoding WYL domain-containing protein: MNRGDLMEMFGISVQQASTDLNRYLGLAPANMAYDKSARTYVRGSDFAPCFLKPDASRYLSQLRSVADGIVDRSDAWIGQIPDFDAAPTPARGVNARTLRAVVSAIRRTESIEIKYQSLSRPAPQWRWIAPHAIGFDGFRWHARAFCEIDQSFKDFVLSRIMEVRGTRPSTCDLATDADWYQHVTLEIGPHPELSETQQKVIALDYGMRGGKTKIKVRRAFLYYTLKRLGLDTDPAARRPQDQQIVLLSPLHPLSNSAPTVGEG; this comes from the coding sequence GTGAATCGCGGCGACCTGATGGAGATGTTCGGGATTTCGGTGCAGCAGGCCTCGACGGATCTAAACCGCTATCTCGGGCTTGCCCCCGCCAACATGGCCTACGACAAGAGCGCACGTACCTATGTGCGCGGTTCCGATTTTGCACCGTGCTTCTTGAAGCCGGACGCCAGCCGCTACCTTTCTCAACTTCGCTCGGTCGCTGATGGCATCGTCGACCGGTCCGACGCCTGGATTGGCCAGATTCCCGACTTCGACGCTGCACCGACACCGGCACGTGGTGTGAACGCCCGAACGTTGCGCGCCGTGGTGTCTGCAATTCGCCGTACCGAGTCTATCGAGATCAAATATCAGTCACTGTCTCGCCCCGCGCCCCAATGGCGGTGGATCGCCCCACACGCCATTGGCTTCGACGGCTTTCGCTGGCATGCCCGCGCCTTCTGCGAGATCGACCAGTCGTTCAAGGACTTCGTATTGTCGCGGATCATGGAGGTACGGGGCACGCGCCCGAGCACATGCGATCTGGCAACCGACGCCGACTGGTATCAACATGTAACGCTCGAAATCGGCCCTCACCCGGAACTGTCCGAAACGCAACAGAAGGTGATCGCGCTCGACTACGGAATGCGCGGCGGCAAGACGAAGATCAAGGTCCGCCGCGCCTTTTTGTACTACACGCTGAAACGGCTTGGCTTGGACACAGATCCCGCCGCCCGACGTCCGCAAGATCAGCAAATCGTGCTGCTTTCTCCGCTTCATCCGTTGTCAAACAGCGCGCCAACGGTGGGTGAAGGCTGA
- a CDS encoding DNA -binding domain-containing protein codes for MAKLDPEIADEVPWADEITSYDEDHFITYLRLLDAEAEGADWREVARIVLDRDPDAEPDCARRCWEAHLKRARWMTEYGYRHLLDAARSE; via the coding sequence ATGGCCAAACTCGATCCCGAGATCGCCGACGAGGTGCCGTGGGCGGACGAAATCACGTCCTATGACGAGGACCATTTCATCACCTATCTGCGCCTGCTGGACGCCGAGGCCGAGGGCGCCGACTGGCGCGAGGTCGCCCGCATTGTCCTGGATCGCGATCCAGACGCGGAACCCGACTGCGCCCGCCGCTGCTGGGAGGCGCATCTGAAGCGCGCCCGTTGGATGACCGAGTACGGTTACCGGCATTTGCTCGACGCGGCGCGGAGCGAATAG
- a CDS encoding AraC family transcriptional regulator, giving the protein MAETTLVDFTSEIASPVLSVTRRIARNGIVVSRCDIPINPGTQIVTAQFALFMHESEPLDLICRLPDSRRTEKYPVAAGHFHLSPANRAAHVGWTADKQSFVIAMENSFIERTIGNAFDGRVPEIRGRAALRDPAVEELIACLRRSLNDNSRCGGLCLDLVGTSLALRLFETYGENGKPPPSIRGGLGASRRRRIVDFIEAHLDEDIGLAALAAEAGLSPHHFGKAFKATFGKSPCRYIKERRIQKAKEMLLSDRASITEIALALGFSSHSHFTDVFRKMTGTTPSLFRRDCA; this is encoded by the coding sequence ATGGCCGAAACCACTTTGGTCGATTTCACGTCGGAAATTGCGTCCCCGGTACTGTCCGTCACGCGGCGTATCGCCCGCAACGGCATTGTCGTCAGCCGATGCGATATCCCGATCAATCCCGGGACACAGATCGTCACGGCACAGTTCGCCCTCTTCATGCATGAAAGCGAACCGCTGGATCTCATCTGCCGTTTGCCTGACAGCCGTCGGACCGAGAAATATCCGGTCGCTGCGGGGCACTTTCATCTGAGCCCGGCCAATCGGGCCGCCCATGTCGGCTGGACGGCCGACAAGCAGTCCTTCGTCATTGCCATGGAAAATAGCTTCATCGAACGCACAATCGGCAACGCTTTCGACGGGCGCGTGCCCGAGATCAGAGGTAGAGCGGCGCTCCGCGACCCGGCGGTCGAGGAGCTGATAGCCTGCCTCAGGCGCAGCTTGAACGATAATAGCCGCTGCGGCGGGCTGTGCCTGGACCTCGTCGGCACGTCGCTCGCCCTGCGCTTGTTCGAGACCTATGGCGAAAACGGCAAGCCACCGCCGTCGATCCGGGGCGGTCTCGGCGCCTCGCGCCGGCGGCGGATCGTCGATTTCATCGAGGCGCATCTGGACGAAGATATCGGACTTGCCGCACTCGCCGCGGAAGCGGGACTCAGCCCGCATCATTTCGGCAAGGCCTTCAAGGCAACGTTCGGCAAGTCGCCCTGCCGCTACATCAAAGAGCGGCGGATTCAGAAGGCGAAGGAGATGCTGCTGTCGGACCGTGCGTCGATCACGGAGATCGCGCTTGCCCTTGGCTTTTCCAGCCACAGCCATTTCACGGACGTGTTCCGCAAGATGACGGGGACGACGCCTTCGCTGTTCCGCAGAGATTGCGCCTGA
- a CDS encoding DUF2285 domain-containing protein, which yields MLFSDGLRHLQLMVTAGSVLDGPVCFRYLLSGLRHTEAKVPALQRLCGLCRLGRLPRGLFPPERRAKRWAMMLRAWDGEIAGASRRQVAAAIFGETAAHELWESGYRSRMQRLVREAEEMISGGYLRLLGRAAEGKGGF from the coding sequence GTGCTTTTCAGCGATGGCTTGCGCCATCTCCAACTGATGGTGACGGCAGGCAGTGTTCTCGATGGCCCGGTGTGCTTCCGCTACCTGCTGTCGGGTCTCCGGCACACGGAGGCGAAGGTTCCGGCGCTGCAACGGCTGTGCGGGCTTTGCCGCCTCGGCCGTCTGCCGCGCGGCCTCTTTCCGCCGGAGCGCCGGGCCAAGCGCTGGGCGATGATGCTGCGCGCCTGGGACGGAGAAATAGCGGGCGCAAGCCGGCGGCAGGTGGCGGCGGCGATCTTCGGGGAGACGGCGGCGCACGAGCTCTGGGAGTCCGGTTACCGCTCCCGCATGCAGCGGCTCGTCCGCGAGGCCGAGGAGATGATCAGCGGCGGCTACCTGAGACTTCTGGGGCGGGCGGCAGAGGGAAAGGGAGGCTTCTGA
- a CDS encoding thermonuclease family protein, with protein sequence MFQFVRLSAVIGIVFFACLSFWPALDEEHSGPANVIDADTIEVGGEKHRLYGVDAVEIDQRCRRRDSATWPCGKEAAAALTKFLEGRKVNCEVWQGTTRDGHGRFVSVCYAGGDDISSWVVKNGWAVADRDANRLYNYTSDEGTARFLRRGIWDGTFDPPAEWRRRQQAGDRP encoded by the coding sequence ATGTTCCAGTTCGTCCGCCTGTCCGCCGTCATCGGCATTGTATTTTTCGCCTGTCTGTCCTTCTGGCCCGCGCTCGACGAAGAGCATTCCGGCCCGGCCAATGTGATCGACGCCGACACAATCGAAGTGGGCGGTGAGAAGCATCGCCTCTACGGCGTCGATGCCGTGGAGATCGACCAGCGCTGCCGCCGTCGCGATAGCGCGACATGGCCTTGCGGCAAAGAGGCCGCCGCCGCGCTCACCAAATTTCTCGAAGGCCGAAAGGTCAATTGCGAAGTCTGGCAGGGAACGACGCGCGATGGCCATGGTCGGTTCGTATCTGTTTGCTACGCCGGTGGCGACGACATCAGTAGCTGGGTGGTGAAGAACGGCTGGGCCGTCGCCGATCGCGACGCCAATCGTCTCTACAACTACACAAGCGACGAGGGCACGGCCCGGTTTCTGCGCCGTGGCATTTGGGACGGAACCTTCGATCCGCCCGCCGAATGGCGGCGCCGGCAGCAGGCGGGAGACCGGCCATGA
- a CDS encoding ParB/RepB/Spo0J family partition protein encodes MTKAKIEKITLSQARDIPFDRLALSSRNVRRVRAGVSIEELAEDIARRTLLQSLSVRAVIDEDGQPTDRYEVQAGGRRYRALELLVKQKRLAKNAPIPCIVREDGILEEDSLAENCQRVSLHPVDQFRAFQSLKEQGVGEEEIAARFFVTPQIVKQRLKLASVSPKLLEVYADDGMSLEQLMAFTISDDHARQEQVWETVQRGYNKEPYFIRKLLTENTVRATDKRARFVGLAAYEEAGGIVLRDLFSQNDEGWLQDVALLEKLVTEKLAAEAEAIKAEGWNWIEVASDFPYGHTAGLRRVMGETETLSDEEHTRREALRSEFEEIEQRYFQESDEDLPEEVDRRLAEIEAALDAFENRPVIYDAQEVARAGAFVSIDGDGKLKVERGYLRPEDEAPAETGSDGQDTDAFIRDHVEIVHVGRNGETGQVDPAAALSGNGAQADDAEAEEDGLKPLSERLVMELTAHRTLALRDALANDPDIAFLAALHAFVLQTFWRYPTASCLEIRAESPTPTVQGPGLKESQSAKVIDERHANWEKQLPDEPELLWEFLCDFDHDSRMALFAHCVSLTVNAVHEPWNRTQGRRHHADQLACAVSLDMTAAGWKPTVENYLNRVPKARILEAVTEAKGAGMAELIEGLKKSDMAEQAERLLADTGWLPEPLRTPGVETVVVTGEPGSPEPDASPSESSAAAELPAFLTAAE; translated from the coding sequence ATGACAAAGGCGAAAATTGAGAAGATTACGCTGTCCCAGGCGCGGGACATTCCATTCGACAGGCTGGCGCTTTCGAGCCGCAACGTCCGGCGGGTGCGGGCCGGTGTATCGATCGAGGAACTGGCCGAGGACATCGCCCGGCGCACGCTGTTGCAGTCCCTGAGCGTGCGGGCGGTGATCGACGAAGACGGTCAGCCCACCGACAGATACGAGGTGCAGGCCGGCGGCCGCCGTTACCGGGCGCTGGAGCTGCTGGTCAAGCAGAAGCGGCTGGCGAAGAATGCCCCGATCCCCTGCATCGTGCGGGAGGACGGCATTCTGGAAGAGGATTCGCTGGCCGAAAACTGCCAGCGCGTTTCACTCCACCCGGTGGATCAATTCCGTGCCTTCCAGTCGCTGAAGGAACAGGGAGTGGGCGAGGAGGAGATCGCCGCCCGCTTCTTCGTGACGCCGCAGATCGTCAAGCAGCGGCTGAAGCTCGCCAGCGTGTCGCCCAAGCTGCTGGAAGTCTATGCCGATGACGGCATGTCGCTGGAGCAACTGATGGCCTTCACGATTTCGGACGACCATGCCCGGCAGGAACAGGTCTGGGAGACCGTGCAGCGCGGCTACAACAAGGAGCCCTATTTCATCCGCAAGCTGCTGACGGAAAACACCGTCCGCGCCACCGACAAGCGTGCCCGCTTCGTCGGGCTCGCGGCCTATGAGGAAGCTGGCGGCATCGTGCTCCGCGACCTGTTCTCGCAGAATGACGAAGGCTGGCTCCAGGATGTGGCGCTGCTGGAGAAGCTTGTCACCGAGAAGCTCGCGGCCGAGGCCGAGGCAATCAAGGCCGAGGGCTGGAACTGGATCGAGGTCGCTTCGGACTTCCCCTATGGCCACACTGCCGGCCTGCGCCGCGTCATGGGCGAAACGGAGACGCTGTCCGACGAGGAGCACACCCGCCGCGAAGCCCTGCGGTCGGAGTTCGAGGAGATCGAACAGCGCTATTTCCAGGAAAGCGACGAGGATCTGCCCGAGGAGGTCGATCGGCGTCTCGCCGAGATCGAGGCGGCACTCGATGCCTTCGAGAACCGGCCCGTCATCTACGACGCGCAAGAGGTCGCCCGCGCCGGCGCATTCGTCAGTATTGATGGTGATGGCAAGCTGAAGGTCGAGCGCGGCTATCTCCGGCCCGAGGACGAGGCGCCGGCCGAAACGGGCAGCGATGGTCAGGACACGGATGCCTTCATCCGCGATCATGTCGAGATCGTCCATGTCGGCCGGAACGGCGAGACGGGTCAGGTCGATCCCGCCGCCGCGCTATCCGGCAATGGGGCGCAAGCTGACGATGCCGAAGCCGAGGAAGACGGTCTCAAGCCGCTGTCCGAGCGCCTGGTCATGGAACTGACGGCGCACCGGACGCTCGCCCTGCGGGACGCGCTGGCGAACGACCCGGACATCGCCTTCCTCGCCGCACTGCACGCCTTCGTTCTCCAGACCTTCTGGCGGTATCCGACGGCGAGTTGCCTGGAGATTCGCGCCGAAAGCCCGACGCCGACCGTTCAGGGGCCGGGGCTGAAGGAGAGCCAGTCGGCGAAGGTCATTGACGAGCGGCACGCCAATTGGGAGAAGCAGCTTCCCGACGAGCCGGAACTGCTCTGGGAGTTTCTCTGCGATTTCGACCACGACAGCCGCATGGCGCTCTTCGCCCATTGCGTCTCGCTCACCGTCAACGCGGTGCATGAGCCGTGGAACCGGACACAGGGACGCCGGCATCATGCTGACCAACTCGCCTGCGCGGTTTCGCTCGACATGACCGCGGCCGGGTGGAAGCCGACGGTGGAGAACTACCTCAATCGCGTGCCGAAGGCCCGCATCCTCGAGGCGGTCACCGAGGCCAAAGGCGCCGGCATGGCGGAGCTCATCGAAGGGCTGAAGAAGTCCGACATGGCCGAACAGGCCGAGCGGCTTCTGGCCGATACCGGCTGGCTGCCCGAGCCGCTGCGCACGCCCGGCGTCGAGACCGTAGTGGTCACGGGCGAACCGGGGTCCCCGGAGCCGGATGCCTCGCCCTCGGAGTCTTCCGCCGCCGCCGAACTTCCGGCATTCCTCACCGCTGCCGAATAA
- a CDS encoding DUF6117 family protein, with translation MAIPDHIRANFETLLRAARNGDLALMECTDASNGIPRYVLAAVQRDDGGEYFFTPFGHLAEGNPYVASHPPE, from the coding sequence ATGGCTATTCCCGATCACATCCGCGCCAATTTCGAGACTCTGCTGCGTGCGGCCAGAAACGGCGACCTTGCCTTGATGGAATGCACGGATGCGTCCAATGGCATACCGCGTTATGTGCTCGCCGCCGTGCAGCGTGACGATGGCGGCGAATACTTTTTCACGCCGTTCGGCCATCTGGCGGAGGGGAATCCCTACGTGGCTTCCCACCCGCCAGAGTGA